A genomic region of Mycobacterium sp. Aquia_213 contains the following coding sequences:
- a CDS encoding sensor histidine kinase, which yields MEQDSTPPNVRQPWPTTKVFWNLAAAMVGFGILVAVVGRISLLGLGIDAKEAFRPQPVFISITAGILIGVVNYLIVSRVVRHRLHVVSARLMAAQREIADSVGADSWEPLTLRYGLPVYSDDEFGRTAASFNYLLNSLDESQLAERELRQSLVEQAKLAAMGTLTAGVAHETKNPLNFVKNFGELNLELCAELREVSNEDGEELVTDIEDNTTKIVHHAQRALDVMATMLQVGRSHAGDAQPCHLNRIVEQSAGLAEHSWRASHQGARCAIQIGLDDDDPIVRGFEGDLVQVMINLVMNGLEAAGSDPDRVGEVRITVQHDDQWTTVAVTDNGSGVAPDALTRIFEPFFTTKYRMGGTGLGLSISKNIVDNRHNGELSVSNVPGAGARFVVKLPLEALAAKAGAPA from the coding sequence GTGGAACAAGACAGCACTCCGCCCAACGTCCGGCAGCCGTGGCCAACGACCAAGGTCTTTTGGAACCTCGCCGCAGCGATGGTCGGCTTCGGAATCCTCGTCGCAGTCGTGGGACGAATTTCCCTGCTCGGGCTGGGAATCGACGCCAAAGAAGCATTTCGCCCGCAGCCAGTCTTCATCAGCATCACCGCAGGAATCTTGATCGGCGTGGTGAATTATCTGATCGTCAGCCGGGTGGTGCGCCATCGGCTACACGTGGTCTCCGCTCGACTCATGGCGGCCCAACGCGAAATCGCCGACAGCGTGGGAGCCGATTCGTGGGAGCCGCTGACGTTGCGCTACGGCCTCCCGGTCTACAGCGACGATGAGTTCGGCCGGACGGCCGCGTCGTTCAACTATCTGCTGAACTCCCTGGATGAGAGCCAACTGGCCGAACGCGAACTTCGACAGAGCCTGGTCGAACAGGCCAAGCTCGCCGCGATGGGAACACTGACCGCCGGCGTCGCCCACGAAACGAAGAACCCGCTGAACTTTGTCAAGAACTTCGGCGAGTTGAACCTCGAGCTCTGCGCCGAGCTCCGGGAAGTGTCGAACGAGGACGGCGAAGAGCTGGTCACCGACATCGAGGACAACACCACCAAAATCGTTCACCACGCCCAACGGGCCCTCGACGTGATGGCAACGATGCTTCAGGTCGGTCGATCGCATGCCGGCGACGCACAGCCGTGTCATCTCAACCGGATCGTCGAGCAGAGCGCCGGGCTCGCCGAGCATTCGTGGCGGGCCAGTCATCAGGGCGCGCGCTGCGCCATTCAGATCGGCCTCGACGACGACGACCCGATCGTGCGCGGCTTCGAAGGCGACCTCGTCCAGGTGATGATCAATCTCGTGATGAACGGGCTCGAGGCTGCCGGATCGGACCCCGACCGGGTCGGCGAGGTCCGAATCACGGTGCAGCACGACGACCAATGGACGACGGTCGCCGTGACCGACAACGGATCGGGGGTTGCCCCGGACGCCCTAACTCGCATCTTCGAGCCGTTCTTCACGACCAAGTACCGCATGGGAGGCACCGGGCTTGGTCTTTCGATCAGCAAGAACATCGTCGACAACCGGCACAACGGCGAGCTTTCAGTCAGCAACGTGCCCGGGGCCGGCGCTCGGTTCGTGGTAAAACTTCCGCTGGAGGCGCTGGCGGCCAAAGCAGGGGCACCTGCCTAG
- a CDS encoding adenylate/guanylate cyclase domain-containing protein: MTSSIEMPDPQPGNPLAYLVLHDGGVERGVPIIDQLFIGRECAGISESRRLVIRDPEISRTHLEIRLDAVADQAFVIDTSTNGTLLNGMRLARAVPAPLRPGDEIRIADAAMVFRSQRFTAAAMAPGVTRTRISQTAMVMVVGDIINYSTISEVTEGEVIAQSLHTLWHEIGGVLQAHRGTLNHYAGDAIFAIWEASQFPDAGERAIDFALAANQLVGELGPRLPLRSPDGSPIRMGWGVVVGMVALAAMTRSVEAVIGDSTNVAFRLAGLAGRQGRASVMVTNGVRRTVETQFTWGEGEQVELKGRSGKETVFPVIGRGPATGSTTLPGRNTAADPGDSPETTAEMPIRKAD; encoded by the coding sequence ATGACTTCCTCTATTGAGATGCCGGACCCGCAGCCCGGCAACCCACTGGCCTACCTCGTCTTGCACGACGGCGGCGTTGAACGCGGTGTGCCGATTATCGATCAACTGTTTATCGGTCGCGAGTGTGCGGGGATCAGCGAATCGCGCAGACTGGTGATCCGCGATCCCGAGATCTCCCGGACCCATCTCGAAATCCGGTTGGACGCCGTCGCTGATCAGGCTTTCGTGATCGACACCAGCACCAACGGCACATTGCTCAACGGCATGCGGTTGGCTCGCGCCGTTCCCGCGCCGCTGCGGCCCGGCGACGAGATCCGGATCGCCGATGCCGCGATGGTCTTCCGCTCGCAGCGGTTCACCGCGGCCGCGATGGCGCCCGGCGTCACGCGCACCAGGATCAGCCAGACCGCCATGGTGATGGTGGTCGGCGACATCATCAACTACTCGACCATCTCCGAAGTCACCGAAGGGGAGGTCATCGCGCAGAGCCTGCACACGCTGTGGCATGAAATCGGCGGTGTCCTGCAAGCTCATCGCGGCACGCTGAACCACTACGCCGGCGATGCGATATTCGCGATCTGGGAGGCCAGCCAGTTCCCGGATGCCGGTGAACGCGCGATCGATTTCGCGCTCGCCGCGAACCAGCTTGTCGGGGAGCTCGGGCCGAGATTGCCGTTGCGCAGCCCGGACGGTTCGCCGATCCGGATGGGTTGGGGCGTGGTGGTTGGCATGGTGGCACTGGCGGCCATGACGAGATCGGTCGAGGCGGTGATCGGCGACTCCACCAACGTGGCGTTCCGGCTGGCCGGCCTTGCCGGGCGCCAAGGGCGCGCGTCGGTGATGGTGACCAACGGCGTGCGGCGCACCGTCGAGACACAATTCACGTGGGGAGAGGGCGAGCAAGTCGAGCTCAAGGGTCGAAGCGGGAAAGAGACCGTATTTCCCGTCATCGGCCGTGGGCCGGCCACCGGGTCGACGACTTTGCCGGGGAGAAACACTGCGGCGGATCCGGGCGATAGTCCCGAGACCACCGCGGAGATGCCCATCCGAAAAGCCGACTGA
- a CDS encoding adenylate/guanylate cyclase domain-containing response regulator, producing the protein MPEGEHPVRLLVVDDEEDVGALFKGRFRKELQRGEYDLIFTTDPVHALKLVAASPDLEVLITDLNMPQMNGLELLTEVTKLGRPLKTIVLTAYNDLENVRAAMMRGAFDFQVKPLDVVDLRTTITKAVTIVRELQAGQDAQRHALELTEQKHRVEEIFGRYVSEEVKGQLLARPEGSMSSERLTLTVLMADIRGFTALSEVLAPEQVVQVLNGFLERATEVMFLRNGTINEILGDGLLVFFGAPITDDRAPEHAVAAALELQLAMNEINADHREQGLPELALGIGVHTGEVVVGTIGSRRRQKYTAVGKTVNLVARIESHTVGGQVLVSDWTYREISGIASTLGSFQMRAKGFTDPVTVHDIRGLAGEYDLALPSANRALTSLAVPKPIGMSIIKDKIVGAEHRAEVIASGEEAVRIRTQVTVSAFDDLMLEVAGRQAFAKVIECDAQNGFCDLFAVYTSVPAEVRQALAEVNEVEAVRP; encoded by the coding sequence GTGCCAGAGGGCGAGCACCCGGTGCGGCTTCTGGTCGTCGATGACGAGGAAGACGTCGGGGCACTGTTCAAGGGCCGCTTTCGCAAGGAATTGCAGCGCGGCGAGTACGACCTGATCTTTACGACGGATCCGGTGCACGCGTTGAAGTTGGTCGCTGCGAGTCCGGATCTCGAGGTCCTGATCACCGACCTGAACATGCCTCAGATGAACGGCCTCGAATTGCTCACCGAGGTGACCAAGCTGGGCCGCCCGCTCAAGACCATCGTGCTCACCGCGTACAACGACCTCGAGAACGTCCGCGCGGCAATGATGCGGGGCGCGTTCGACTTTCAAGTGAAGCCCCTCGATGTGGTCGACCTGCGCACCACGATCACCAAGGCCGTCACGATCGTGCGCGAGCTTCAGGCCGGCCAGGACGCGCAGCGGCATGCCCTCGAACTGACCGAACAGAAGCACCGCGTCGAGGAGATCTTCGGCCGCTACGTCTCCGAAGAGGTCAAGGGGCAGCTGCTGGCGCGGCCGGAAGGAAGCATGAGCAGCGAGCGGCTCACGCTGACCGTGCTGATGGCGGACATCCGCGGTTTCACCGCCTTGTCCGAAGTGCTTGCACCGGAGCAGGTGGTGCAGGTGCTCAACGGTTTCCTCGAGCGCGCCACCGAGGTGATGTTCCTCCGCAACGGCACGATCAACGAAATCCTCGGCGACGGTTTGCTCGTCTTCTTCGGTGCACCCATCACCGACGACAGGGCGCCCGAGCACGCGGTCGCCGCGGCACTCGAGTTGCAGCTCGCGATGAACGAGATCAACGCCGATCATCGGGAACAGGGACTACCCGAACTCGCGCTGGGTATCGGTGTGCATACCGGGGAGGTCGTGGTCGGCACCATCGGCTCGCGGCGGCGGCAGAAGTACACCGCCGTCGGCAAGACCGTCAACCTGGTCGCGCGCATCGAGTCGCATACCGTCGGGGGTCAGGTCTTGGTCTCGGATTGGACCTATCGCGAGATCAGCGGCATCGCAAGTACTTTGGGTTCCTTCCAGATGCGTGCGAAAGGCTTCACCGACCCGGTGACCGTGCACGACATCAGAGGGTTGGCCGGCGAGTACGACCTCGCGCTGCCCAGCGCGAACCGGGCCTTGACCAGTCTTGCGGTGCCCAAACCGATTGGCATGTCGATCATCAAGGACAAGATCGTCGGCGCAGAGCACCGGGCCGAGGTGATCGCCAGCGGCGAAGAGGCCGTACGGATTCGCACCCAGGTGACGGTCTCTGCGTTTGACGACCTCATGCTCGAGGTTGCGGGCAGGCAGGCCTTCGCGAAGGTCATCGAATGCGATGCGCAAAACGGTTTTTGTGACCTCTTCGCGGTATACACGTCGGTTCCGGCTGAGGTGCGACAAGCGTTGGCGGAGGTCAACGAGGTCGAGGCGGTTCGTCCCTGA
- a CDS encoding cyclic nucleotide-binding and patatin-like phospholipase domain-containing protein yields MSTRREWRVADARKALRNVPILADIDAKQLNDLASAVDRQHIGAYEWLFRLGEPSDAIYVIDSGRFAAVGADGQVIREMAAGDSIGDLGVISGSVRSAGVQALRDGVVWRIAGETFSEVLANAPQLQLAMVRVMARMLRDSKSANISSAPRVIGVVSAGYAVAAPIVEAIAARLGGYGSIAVVAPPVDQTAGVTAHSEIVEAFAETLDRAERSHDWVLVVADRGSGELWRRYVVAQSDRLVVLVDQAEPPDELDRINAQGPVHLIALTELDPSWWDLLNPVSHHRGDDAGIAAVARRIAGRSYGLVLAGGGARGLAHFGVYEELTRAGIVVDRFGGTSAGAIAAAAFAQGMTADEATDAAYRFVGKSSPLGDYTLPAIALTRGTRIEGLLEDFFGGSLIENLPKGFFSVSADMITGEQIIHRRGSLTLAVRASISIPGLIPPVQHGERLLIDGGLLNNLPADVMCADGDGEVICVDLRRKFLPSKGFGLLPAIVQPPGFVRRLLTGTDVALPPLQETLLRTVDLAASTGNLRELPRIAAIVEPDISTIGPLDFKKIDAAVEAGRVATRAVLEANPHLVGATAEAQVANMI; encoded by the coding sequence ATGAGTACTCGACGGGAGTGGCGAGTCGCCGATGCGCGAAAAGCGCTGCGGAATGTTCCGATACTCGCCGACATTGACGCGAAACAACTCAACGACCTGGCGAGCGCGGTGGACCGCCAGCACATCGGAGCCTACGAATGGCTCTTTCGTTTGGGTGAGCCGTCCGACGCCATTTACGTAATCGACTCAGGGCGATTCGCGGCCGTCGGTGCCGATGGACAAGTGATCCGCGAGATGGCGGCCGGCGACTCCATCGGGGACCTGGGTGTGATCTCCGGATCGGTGCGCTCGGCCGGGGTCCAAGCACTCCGCGACGGCGTGGTCTGGCGCATCGCCGGCGAAACGTTCAGTGAGGTGCTCGCCAACGCTCCACAGCTGCAGTTGGCGATGGTTCGGGTGATGGCCAGGATGCTGCGCGACTCGAAGTCGGCAAACATCTCTTCGGCGCCACGGGTCATCGGCGTCGTCTCGGCCGGCTACGCGGTCGCGGCACCGATCGTCGAGGCGATCGCGGCGCGGCTGGGCGGCTACGGCTCGATCGCCGTGGTCGCACCGCCCGTTGACCAAACCGCAGGGGTCACGGCGCACAGCGAGATCGTCGAGGCGTTCGCCGAAACCCTCGATCGGGCCGAGCGCAGCCACGATTGGGTGTTGGTGGTGGCCGACCGGGGTTCGGGTGAGCTCTGGAGGCGATACGTTGTCGCGCAAAGCGATCGGCTCGTAGTTCTAGTCGACCAAGCCGAGCCGCCGGACGAGCTCGATCGAATCAATGCCCAAGGGCCGGTGCACCTGATCGCGTTGACCGAGCTGGATCCCAGTTGGTGGGATCTGCTGAATCCGGTGTCGCATCATCGCGGTGACGATGCCGGAATCGCCGCGGTAGCCCGCAGAATCGCCGGCCGCTCCTATGGGCTCGTGCTGGCGGGTGGGGGTGCTCGGGGGTTGGCGCACTTCGGCGTCTACGAAGAGCTGACCCGGGCGGGCATTGTCGTCGACCGCTTCGGCGGAACGAGTGCCGGTGCCATTGCCGCCGCGGCCTTCGCTCAGGGCATGACGGCGGATGAGGCGACGGACGCGGCATACCGGTTCGTCGGAAAAAGCAGCCCACTAGGCGATTACACGCTTCCCGCGATAGCGCTCACCCGCGGCACCCGCATCGAAGGTTTGCTCGAGGACTTCTTCGGCGGCAGCCTGATCGAGAACCTGCCGAAAGGGTTTTTCTCGGTCTCCGCGGACATGATCACCGGCGAGCAGATCATCCATCGTCGGGGATCGCTCACGCTCGCCGTGCGCGCGTCGATCTCGATTCCGGGTCTCATTCCGCCGGTGCAACATGGCGAGCGCCTGCTCATCGACGGGGGGCTGTTGAACAACCTTCCGGCCGATGTGATGTGCGCAGACGGCGACGGTGAAGTCATCTGTGTCGATCTCCGGCGAAAATTCTTGCCTTCTAAGGGATTTGGCTTGCTCCCCGCAATCGTTCAGCCGCCCGGCTTTGTCCGGCGGCTGCTGACCGGGACCGACGTCGCCCTGCCGCCGCTGCAAGAGACGTTGCTGCGAACCGTTGACCTGGCGGCCTCCACCGGCAACCTGCGCGAGCTGCCCCGCATCGCGGCCATCGTCGAGCCGGACATCTCAACGATTGGTCCGCTGGATTTCAAGAAGATCGATGCCGCGGTGGAAGCCGGACGGGTCGCGACTCGTGCCGTGCTGGAAGCGAATCCACACCTGGTCGGTGCGACCGCCGAGGCTCAAGTCGCGAACATGATCTGA
- a CDS encoding response regulator transcription factor yields MNGTDTAVAVQATHMLVVDDETDVVTLFRQRFRRELRSGQLIMQFADTGRAAVEVLEMLDPDVILVFSDIEMPEMNGLELLEHVREKWPHVRIYLATAYDSPSYTQRAADLGAHGYFTKPLDFSALRQIMFAT; encoded by the coding sequence ATGAACGGAACTGACACCGCGGTCGCCGTGCAGGCAACGCACATGCTCGTGGTCGACGACGAAACCGATGTCGTGACGCTGTTTCGGCAGCGCTTCCGCCGTGAACTGCGCTCCGGGCAGCTCATCATGCAGTTCGCCGACACCGGGCGCGCGGCCGTCGAGGTACTCGAGATGCTCGACCCCGACGTCATCCTGGTCTTCAGCGACATCGAGATGCCGGAGATGAACGGCCTCGAACTACTCGAGCACGTGCGAGAAAAGTGGCCGCATGTCCGTATCTACCTCGCGACCGCGTACGACAGCCCGAGCTACACCCAGCGCGCGGCCGATCTCGGCGCCCACGGCTACTTCACCAAACCGCTGGACTTCTCGGCACTGCGTCAGATCATGTTCGCGACTTGA
- a CDS encoding MFS transporter has translation MGSLTVRRQPSSTAVLLVAAFGAFLAFLDSTIVNVAFPNIQQSFPTYPIGDLSWVLNAYNIVFAAFLVAAGKLADLLGRKRMFIWGVVLFTAASWLCALANTVEQLVAFRILQGVGAALLVPASLALVVEGFDVARRAHGVGLWGAAAAIASGLGPPIGGAIVQVSDWRWAFLVNVPLGVIAVVVARRELVESRSPGQRRVPDLRGALLLAAALGLLTLGLIKGPDWGWSSAGTIGAFVAAAVALVGFVVSSRFHPSPLIEPAYLRVQSFVTGNVLTIIAGAGFYGYLLTHVLFLNYVWGYNLLKTGLAVAPAALVAAVVAAVLGKIADRRGHRTIIFIGALIWAGSLVWYVQRVGTHPNFLGEWLPGQLLQGLGVGATLPLLGSAALARVPKGGSYATASAVVSSCRQLGAVIGIALLVVLIGTPARGEAADALRRGWVMAAICFTAVAIGALFLGRTGQVAAAAVDAKQPPKLERRSRATAVARHEQVLAVGRDDDLLESLPLFAGLDTEALADLRHSAEEIELTAGSYLFQAGDAADSLYVVRNGRLQAVQQGVAIRELGRGEVIGELGLLTGAPRSAAIRAVRDSTLVRLTKAQFDKIADARVLGALVRELATRLHQLPPPTTSNLTSCDVVVAVVGVDADAPVTMVAHELVHLLSGYLRAVRPGRVDRAGLERAERAADKVVLQAQVDDAEWRDFCLRVADRIVLVSGNPAPPADPLPERAIGADLLLAGPPATREHRRAWETLITPRSVLTLHTDGSAEDLRPLAARIVGRSIGLVLGGGGARAFAHLGVLEELEAAGIVVDRFAGTSMGAIVAALAASGLDAAGVDAYVYEYFIRTNPIRDYTVPVKGLTRGRRIPALLRRAYGERLVEELPKEFRCVSVDLLRRRTVVHRRGPVADAVGCSLRLPGIFPPYVYGGTLHVDGGVLDNLPVSALASTEGPLVAVAVGFGGDATVSTTEFADPPRVPGIGETLVRTMMMGSGLAAAATLAQADVVIRPSTRGVGLLEFHQIDQAREAGRAAAREALPQILALAHR, from the coding sequence ATGGGCTCGCTGACCGTGCGCCGTCAGCCCTCGTCGACGGCGGTGCTGTTGGTGGCGGCGTTCGGTGCGTTCCTCGCCTTCCTCGACTCGACGATCGTCAACGTCGCGTTCCCGAACATCCAGCAGTCGTTTCCGACCTACCCGATCGGCGACTTGTCCTGGGTTCTCAACGCCTACAACATCGTGTTCGCGGCGTTCCTCGTGGCGGCGGGCAAGCTCGCCGACTTGCTCGGCCGCAAGCGAATGTTCATCTGGGGCGTGGTGCTGTTCACGGCGGCATCGTGGCTGTGCGCACTGGCCAACACCGTCGAGCAGCTGGTCGCATTCCGGATCCTGCAGGGCGTCGGCGCGGCGCTGCTGGTACCGGCTTCCCTCGCCCTGGTCGTCGAGGGTTTCGACGTCGCGCGCCGCGCCCACGGCGTCGGATTGTGGGGCGCCGCGGCGGCCATCGCATCGGGTCTCGGCCCGCCGATCGGCGGCGCGATCGTGCAGGTGTCCGATTGGCGCTGGGCGTTTTTGGTGAACGTGCCGCTGGGCGTCATCGCGGTGGTGGTGGCCCGTCGCGAGTTGGTCGAGAGCCGTTCGCCAGGGCAACGGCGAGTACCCGATCTGCGCGGGGCGTTGCTGCTCGCCGCCGCACTCGGCTTGTTGACCCTCGGGTTGATCAAGGGGCCGGACTGGGGCTGGTCGAGCGCCGGGACGATCGGGGCGTTCGTCGCCGCCGCGGTTGCCCTGGTCGGGTTCGTGGTCAGCTCCCGGTTCCACCCGTCGCCGCTGATCGAACCCGCCTACCTGCGCGTGCAATCGTTCGTCACGGGCAACGTGCTGACGATCATCGCGGGCGCCGGTTTCTACGGCTACCTCCTCACACATGTGCTGTTCCTCAACTACGTGTGGGGATACAACCTGCTCAAAACGGGGCTCGCGGTCGCTCCCGCCGCGCTCGTCGCGGCCGTCGTGGCCGCGGTGCTCGGCAAGATCGCCGACCGGCGCGGACACCGCACGATCATCTTCATCGGCGCGCTGATCTGGGCCGGCAGCCTGGTCTGGTACGTGCAGCGGGTCGGCACGCATCCGAACTTCCTCGGCGAGTGGCTGCCCGGCCAGCTGCTGCAGGGACTCGGGGTCGGCGCCACGCTGCCGCTACTCGGCAGCGCCGCCCTGGCCCGCGTTCCCAAGGGCGGTAGCTACGCGACCGCGTCGGCTGTGGTCAGCAGCTGCCGCCAACTCGGCGCCGTGATCGGAATTGCATTGCTGGTGGTCCTGATTGGCACACCGGCTCGGGGTGAGGCCGCCGACGCCCTGCGCCGAGGCTGGGTGATGGCAGCGATCTGCTTCACGGCGGTGGCCATCGGCGCATTGTTCCTCGGCCGCACCGGGCAAGTCGCGGCTGCGGCCGTCGATGCCAAGCAGCCACCTAAACTCGAACGACGTTCGCGCGCAACGGCTGTCGCGCGCCATGAGCAGGTGCTCGCGGTCGGCCGCGACGACGACCTGCTGGAGAGCCTGCCGCTGTTCGCCGGCCTGGATACCGAAGCTCTTGCCGACCTGCGACACAGCGCCGAAGAGATAGAACTCACGGCGGGCTCCTATCTGTTCCAGGCCGGCGACGCGGCCGACTCCCTGTACGTGGTGCGTAACGGCCGCCTGCAGGCGGTGCAACAGGGTGTCGCGATCCGGGAGCTGGGCCGTGGCGAGGTGATCGGCGAGCTCGGGCTGCTGACCGGCGCACCCCGGTCCGCGGCCATCCGGGCGGTGCGCGACTCCACGCTGGTGCGGCTCACCAAGGCCCAGTTCGACAAGATCGCCGACGCCCGCGTACTCGGCGCGTTGGTGCGCGAGCTGGCCACCCGGCTGCATCAATTGCCACCGCCGACAACGTCGAACCTGACCTCCTGCGATGTGGTCGTCGCGGTCGTCGGCGTCGACGCCGATGCGCCCGTGACGATGGTGGCCCACGAATTGGTGCATCTGCTGTCGGGCTATCTCCGCGCGGTGCGGCCGGGCCGCGTCGACCGCGCAGGGCTGGAGCGCGCCGAGCGGGCCGCGGACAAGGTGGTGCTACAGGCGCAGGTCGACGACGCGGAGTGGCGTGACTTCTGCCTGCGCGTCGCCGATCGGATCGTGCTCGTCTCGGGAAACCCGGCGCCACCGGCCGATCCGCTGCCCGAACGCGCGATCGGCGCGGACCTGCTGCTGGCCGGTCCGCCGGCCACCCGCGAGCACCGCCGCGCCTGGGAAACGCTGATCACGCCGCGCTCGGTACTCACGCTGCACACCGACGGTTCGGCCGAGGATCTGCGTCCGCTGGCCGCGCGCATCGTCGGACGTTCGATCGGTTTGGTCCTGGGCGGCGGGGGCGCGCGGGCGTTCGCTCATCTCGGGGTGCTCGAAGAGCTGGAAGCCGCCGGGATCGTCGTCGACCGGTTCGCCGGCACCAGCATGGGCGCGATCGTCGCGGCGCTGGCAGCCAGCGGACTGGACGCGGCGGGCGTCGACGCCTACGTGTACGAGTACTTCATCCGCACCAACCCGATCCGGGACTACACCGTGCCGGTGAAAGGCCTGACCCGCGGGCGGCGCATTCCCGCGCTGTTGCGTCGCGCCTACGGCGAGCGGCTGGTGGAGGAGCTACCCAAAGAGTTCCGGTGCGTCAGCGTCGATCTGCTGCGGCGGCGCACCGTCGTGCACCGACGCGGCCCGGTTGCCGACGCCGTGGGGTGTTCGCTACGTCTGCCCGGGATCTTCCCGCCCTACGTCTATGGCGGCACGCTGCACGTCGACGGCGGGGTGCTCGACAACCTCCCCGTCTCGGCGCTGGCGAGCACCGAGGGACCGCTGGTCGCGGTCGCGGTTGGTTTCGGCGGCGACGCGACGGTATCGACGACTGAATTCGCTGATCCCCCACGTGTTCCCGGGATCGGCGAAACTCTCGTTCGCACGATGATGATGGGCAGCGGGTTGGCCGCGGCCGCGACACTGGCTCAGGCCGACGTCGTGATCCGGCCCAGCACCCGCGGCGTCGGGCTGCTGGAGTTCCACCAGATCGACCAGGCCCGCGAGGCGGGCCGCGCCGCCGCCCGGGAGGCGTTGCCCCAGATCCTCGCGCTCGCGCACCGCTGA
- a CDS encoding serine/threonine-protein kinase has product MSGAQGSRLGTMFGPYYLKRLLGRGGMGEVYEAEHTVKEWTVALKLMSHAYSQDPVFRKRMEREARITGRLLEPHVVPIHDYGEIDGQLYLEMRLIEGIDLGSLLERDGALAPPRAVAIILQVASALDAAHAAGVTHRDVKPQNILITRNDFAYLVDFGIASAKTDEKLTQMGTAVGTWKYMAPERFSSDEVTPRADVYALACVLFECLTGAPPYPADSTGVLVTSHMMEPIPLPSMQGFGVDQAFDAVIAGGMAKKPIERYASAGDLAEAAHDALSRPERDRAATILRRSETSAKRQDTQPEAEVQASTSPDTRYNPLISGPETQPDSPPPPLTSASDSGTLPTGEQPGATEAAQPRKRSRWPILAAAGAAAVVAIAGVGIWLTLKPAPQQQPPPKPSAGKTPAPSSQAPSNDQARLISLLPPGYLAGTCTPATPESGSIWTNAVAMVSCGQNTQPGGPSHATYGLFPTPDRLKKAFTDSIANVSLVNCPGEGASPVSWHYDQTPNEQAGLIACGTYNAHPNVIWTNEEKLMLNDVAGDPATVEDLHTWWDAYG; this is encoded by the coding sequence ATGAGCGGCGCGCAGGGCTCGCGGTTGGGGACGATGTTCGGTCCCTACTACCTCAAACGGCTACTGGGCCGCGGCGGCATGGGCGAGGTCTACGAAGCCGAGCACACGGTCAAGGAGTGGACGGTAGCGCTCAAGCTGATGTCGCATGCGTACAGCCAAGATCCGGTGTTTCGCAAGCGGATGGAGCGCGAGGCCCGCATCACCGGCCGGCTGCTGGAACCCCACGTGGTTCCCATCCACGACTACGGCGAAATCGACGGGCAACTGTATTTGGAGATGCGCCTGATCGAGGGCATCGACCTGGGCAGCCTGCTCGAGCGGGACGGGGCGTTGGCTCCGCCTCGCGCGGTGGCCATCATCCTTCAGGTCGCCTCGGCGCTGGATGCCGCGCACGCCGCCGGGGTCACGCACCGCGATGTCAAACCGCAGAACATCCTGATCACCCGCAACGACTTCGCCTATCTGGTCGACTTCGGCATCGCCAGCGCGAAAACCGACGAGAAGCTCACTCAAATGGGTACCGCGGTGGGGACCTGGAAATACATGGCCCCCGAACGGTTTTCGAGCGACGAGGTGACTCCCCGGGCCGATGTCTACGCGCTGGCCTGTGTGCTGTTCGAATGCCTGACCGGGGCACCGCCCTATCCCGCCGACAGCACGGGGGTGCTGGTCACCTCGCACATGATGGAACCCATCCCGCTGCCCAGCATGCAGGGCTTCGGTGTGGACCAGGCCTTCGATGCCGTGATCGCGGGCGGCATGGCCAAGAAGCCGATCGAGCGCTACGCCAGCGCCGGTGATCTGGCCGAGGCGGCGCACGACGCGCTGTCCCGGCCGGAGCGCGACCGCGCCGCAACCATCCTGCGGCGCAGCGAAACCTCGGCCAAGCGACAAGACACCCAGCCAGAGGCCGAAGTCCAGGCGTCGACCTCGCCGGACACGCGATACAACCCGCTGATATCCGGACCCGAAACCCAGCCGGACAGCCCACCGCCGCCGCTGACATCCGCATCGGACAGCGGCACGCTGCCCACCGGCGAGCAACCCGGTGCCACTGAGGCGGCGCAGCCACGCAAACGCAGCCGCTGGCCGATCCTGGCCGCGGCGGGTGCCGCGGCCGTCGTCGCCATTGCCGGCGTCGGCATCTGGCTGACGCTGAAACCCGCTCCCCAGCAGCAGCCGCCGCCGAAGCCGAGCGCCGGGAAAACCCCCGCGCCGTCGAGCCAGGCCCCCAGCAATGACCAGGCCCGGCTGATCAGCCTGCTACCGCCCGGCTACCTGGCCGGAACGTGCACGCCGGCCACCCCCGAATCGGGAAGCATTTGGACCAACGCGGTGGCAATGGTGTCCTGCGGGCAGAACACCCAGCCCGGTGGTCCCAGTCATGCCACCTACGGCCTGTTTCCGACGCCGGACCGACTGAAGAAGGCCTTCACCGACAGCATCGCCAACGTCAGCCTGGTGAACTGCCCCGGCGAGGGAGCCTCCCCGGTGAGCTGGCACTACGACCAAACCCCCAACGAGCAAGCCGGTTTGATCGCGTGCGGCACCTACAACGCCCACCCGAACGTGATTTGGACCAATGAGGAAAAACTCATGCTCAACGACGTCGCGGGCGACCCCGCCACCGTCGAGGACTTGCACACCTGGTGGGATGCCTACGGCTGA